A segment of the Trifolium pratense cultivar HEN17-A07 linkage group LG7, ARS_RC_1.1, whole genome shotgun sequence genome:
CTGTTTACGCCGGAATCTTACTCATTGTTGGGATGGACTCCTCACTGGGTAATCACTTGACTTTCAACTgaactttaaattatataaCCTACAACAATATCTTTGCATTATATGGGTATGTGGGGCACTAGGCCAAAATTCACCAGATAATTTATCCATGTTTGCCAATAACACAAGTTAGATATGTCAACCATCAAGAAGAACATCCAATTTGACTTAGGAGACTCAAAGAAGAAAAACGTACAGAATTGGAATGTGAATATAATCAGGATTTGCTTGAAAACATTATAGACTCAGACTCAAACTCAATAGACCCTATGATTTGCTTGGTCAAGATTATCATGAATGTAAACAGTCGAATTTGAATCATTCATTCTAAGTCCGATTCTTAGATAAAATTGCCATTAGAAAGACGTCGACATAGGATTTGAAAGCCAACATTTCTACCGGCCACTGAATGTTAGGCTTTCTATTTCCATATTACGGTTCAGCTTATAAAATATGACTGGACTGTAATCAGGATATGACAAATCCATAAACCTAGAATATCTGAAAATCATAACTTTTGACACACTTTATGTTGTTTTGTGCAGTTTCCTTGGAAAGAGATATCAATCCTACCAGTTCAATGGCATGCTTTATGTCTTGGGTTGTTTGCTTCAATTATTGCACCTTTCGGAGGCTTCTTTGCAAGTGGATTCAAAAGGGCTTTTAAAATAAAGGTATGCTCTTGGCTATTCCATTTTTCTGATCAAGATGTGATCATGCGAGTGAATATCACCCATTTAGGTCTCAGGTATAAATAGATTTGAAGGTTGTTTCCATTTTTGCAGGATTTTGGTGATAGTATTCCAGGACATGGTGGACTTACCGACAGAATGGACTGCCAGGTAGACTTTTGATGTTTCAATCTACAAATTTATTCTAAGTTGGTAATATTTGACTACTTGGAAATATCAAAAGAATCAAAACAATAGTTCTCTCACACATTTCTGCCCTACccccaaaataaattataaaaaaagagagaaaagaacaTCCGTGGAAGAAAATGATGAAGCATTAAAGATGATCTCgcacattaaatatacaaataGAAGGGAAATCCTTGTAATTGAAAACATTCAGATTTCATAGGATCTTCAATGAACTCTGAAACATGGTAGTCAATCCCGGGCGATCCCAGTGGGATCCCGGTGGAGCAGAGCGGAGCGGAGCTTTGCCGGGACGGGATGGGATGGAGTGGCGCAGCTAAGCTTCTCGGTGGGATCCCAGCAGGTTCCCAGTGGACCGGAGCGGAGCGGGTCCCGGGTTGCCATCCCGGGTTAAGACtgagattttgttttcatgGGTTTTAAAGGCCATTTTTGAAATCTCACTCATTTTAGTAAgggtaaaattagttttttacctttaaaactGTTACTTACTCCTAACTAAACCCTAGCCgcaattcattctttctctcacgCTATCGTACTATCTTCTCTCACTCTCAAGATCCAaacttcttcaaccttcatctgctgtttcttcttcaaccttcatctgttgtttcttcttcaacctcgGATGATTAGACTTAGACTTTGATGATGAACtcgagttttaatttttagttactttattaatctaagtgttggagacttgacttttgcttatttattttgcttgacttttgttggtaatttttagttactttatgatggtttttttttttttttttttttgacaaagatgaaggTGTTGTAGACTTgagatttgtgtttttaatttttaatttatgaatgttttatggattttgagatgtttgtttaattttacattaattatatgtttatagtattatttatgtaatttataaataaataaaaaataatagcggCATCCCGGCCATCCCGCTCCCCGGGATGCCGCTATCCCAGTTTTGGGGCTGGCCGCTCCGCTCCGGGATCCGGGATTAACTACTATGCTCTGAAAAGATATTCAATAACTAATAAACATATGCCATCAAAAGAATGATTTAATATCATTGTGAAATTGGTTAGAGGTATATCTTGTGCGCTCCTCCTCTCCTGTCCCACTATTTTAACATAACACCTCCTTTAGTCCTTTTCAGTTCATTATGAGTATCAGACTAGAAGTGAAAACATCCTAATTTTATGCTTTGATGTAAAATTCACGCAAGATTTGACCAATTTGTCCTTGTGTAGATGGTTATGGCCGTGTTTGCGTATATTTATCATCAGTCATTTGTTGTGCCGCAAAGTTTATCAGTTGAAATGATTTTGGACCAGgtattttatttacaaaaatgttagcaacacactcttttaaaataatattttgaaaaacattgTATTTATGGTGTTTACACTGGTTACTTCAGATATTGATGAACCTATCATTCGATGAACAAGAAGCTCTGTATAGGAGGCTTGGGGAAATGTTGCAACAAGGAATTCAAAGGATGACTTAGATTCATTGCAAGGTGTATTTGTCCTTTATCCTTCTATTTGATTCCTTCATTTACAAGGAAAATGGAAAAAGATACTTTGTAAATGTGTGTTCTATCTATTGAGTGAAAGGGATCAAAGATTTAGGAACCTGTCAAGATCTGTACAGTGTGTATCTTGACAGTTAAAATATGACAGTCTGTTTCTCTTGCTACTGTTCTcgaatattttattaattgctTTACTTGAACAGCCATTGCTAACTCAAATATCTTGGAATATTCAAATAGCCAATGGCAGGTCAAGATGATGCCTTTATTGTTTTTCAGTTCCTTGGGGGAATGTTAACATTTTGCAATTAACTGTAATTTGAATGACTTTGGATAAATTATTCTACTGCAATAAACAGTAAATCTTGTTCTACTTGCTATCATATATTGCAAATATTGTGAAGGGAAACTATTGGACAAAGCACACAATAGAATACTTAACTGTTCAAATGATTGCTGTGATTTtgagtgtatgtttggtatctTTTGAGTGTATGTTTATGTAGTTTCTGCAAAATCACGGTGGATCACCGTGATTCGGAGATACCTACCGTGATACCGAACATAAGCTGAGTTGGCATGTCATCCTCTCAACAAGTACAGATTTTTATGATTCTTTTGGCTTGTTTGTTTTCACGCTCATTTGGACTATCAAGTGTACATTGATGATGTGTTCAAAGTTGCCAATGTATGTCGCGTTTATGAGCATACATTCGAAGTGGTTCAAGGCCAAATGTATTGGGCGACATACGAAGGTCCGAAACTTTTTCCCCGTCCCGATATGAAAAGGGTCAAGAAAGGTCGTCCAAAAAAGTCCCGCATTAGAACCGAAGTGGACGAATTCGGCAAAAAAGAGCGCCTATGTGGTTTATGTAGAATGCCGGATCATAACAGAAATAATTGTCCTAATGTTGCGGGACCCTCGTCgtaactttaatttttaattttatgtaattttttttccatgtttatataatgaatgaatgaatccaTCAATATTAGaggttaaataatttataatttttttctatgtttataattgtCCACATTCATACgaaataattaaaatcacatTCATacgaaataattaaaataaaataaagacttacatcatttttaagaaactaaagTTCACGtacataaaccaaaaccaaaaccaaatagGTCTGGTAAAATTGATGTTACTGTTTTGCTGACTTTTTGTACAGGTTTCTTCTTCCAGCAACGCTTATTGTCATTAATGACATTGCTGCTTATTTCTTCGGTTTCTTCTTTGGAAGAACCCCTTTGATTAAGTTATCTCCAAAGAAACTGgtgttatatttttatcatataatAGTTCTCTTTTCTGCAATATGAGGAGTTAAACATATGTGTCCCAGATATTTGGTCTTTGTATCCTATGATATTATCCTGGCATTAACCCAGCAAACAACTATATATCAAATTTGAGAAGCGAAATATTGGAATCCGTCGAAGAAAGAAATTTGCAAGACACTTCAAAATGTGTTTCTCTGCATATTCTTTAATTCAGCTGGTATTAGATTCTTTAATTCAGTTTGACATTGAGCTCTAACTCTAAGTCCTCCAACTTATTGGTATTAATGTGTGTTTGGTTGGTTCTATATTATGCATCTTGAAAATCGCCCACTTAAGTTTTCTAATATCACACATCATGCAAGTGTGACTCAGTGCCTTGGGTCCATTGGTGGTAATGTTTGGTATCTTGGAGTGGCTAAGTCATCCATTGTTGATTCAAACGGAATCAAGGACGAGACAGTGGTGCAGTCACGCAGCGGTCATTTTTATGCACCTCCTGCCATTGAGGATGTCCAAGTTTTCAAGATTGCAGGTTCTAAATATCTCAAGCTTAATCGAGGGACATGGCATGCTGGTCCTCTATTTAAGTCTGATACAATGGACTTTTACAATCTTGAGCTGAGCAATACAAATGTAAGTTTTTCCTTTTCCCTTTCAATGAAGTTTTACAACTTACATGCACCTGAATTCATTTGCAATGCTCTTTATAATAGGACATGGAAATTATACTCATCTTTTTTTATAGCTTAGTGCATGTTGTATGTATTTATATACGGTTTGTTATTCGTACAGGAGGTTGATCATACCACACACAACTTTGACAAAGAAAACGGAGTGGTTTTTTCGATCAATGAGTAATTTGAGCTTTATGTAGTTTCCAGCGTTTCGAATGATTCTGCTTATTATGTGTCATCAAATGACAGATTATTGTATATACAAAAGTTGAAGCAATTGGACACAGCTCCAAGGTTGATCAAAGATTAGTTTATCATACTTACAACCTGTGAAAGATGAAAGATAATCGGATCCAAATCATCAAGAGTTTTCAGGCAATGCCATTTACTGCATTATGTACGAAGCATGAGGACTACATGAGTTACTACATTAAACTTTACCTTCCTAGCCTACTGCACGAGCAATTTCCATATGATCATGAACAAAATTGTAATAATTTCAATGTAATCTCATATTAACAAATCAATCAATGTTATTCTaactttaatatatttttgttgctaGTTATCAATCGGTTATGGTGGAGttagttgaaattgaaaaaggGACGAGCAGAAAGACCGTTGCTGCTGCCAAAAATACCGATAAAACACAACTTTTCATAACTTAATGCCAGTCTCAAAGGGAAAAGTGAGTTCAAATAATTACCTTCTATGTAAAAGGCGATTTCCTCCTTCACTAGTAGAGTACTGAAGTGAGTGAAtgctagtgagaatgagatttaaaaataggcaaatactactaaatagtgccccggggccggggcactctttaagcccttaaatagtaagctttttatagaatttttatcggaatgcgtaaagtcaacgcattggaaattatagtatttaactttttgaataaaatgtttctttaaatggaatgcttaaagagtgccctgggggcactcgttagcaagtcccttaaaaataaattaaagtagCTCATGTGGTACTGTTGCACCCACTTCTCATGTTGCATAAGATTGCCATTCTTTTTCTTGAATGCGTTGGAGCTTGCTTAGTCCACCGCTTAATGATGTATTTTGGAGGAATAACAATTATATTCAAATGATTAAGTACTCGAATAGCATGACAACAAAGGATACCAATAAATTGAAAAAGTTGACAACTACACTCAACACTTTGATCTTCAGAGTTGAAGGTAACTCTATGTTGCATCATATCCCCAAACAAGCATACTTCATATGCATATAACAACAAATTTTGGGTGCAACTCTTCAAAACAAGATTATAGACATCTCTTGATAAGATTTTTCATATTCCCCTCGAACTAGAGAAAAAATAGCTGGTGTATAGACATTCTCTTGCATTTCTTAATAAGATTATATTCATATTCAATGATGGCATCTTCTGACTCATTTCATAGTTAGACTCTATCTCCTTATATCGCATGTCGTCTAGCAATCTATCAAAGTTTCTGAAAAATTCTAACACATTAAAGGTAGCCCTCATGTAAAGCCTTAAACGACCGTTAAAACTATTACTTAATTGTGTAGTTCTAGCACCATCTGAAAAGGTTTGCCGGCCATATACCGAAGCccatttttcctttttcttaaaAAACTCTTGCATCCATTTATTTTGGCGAAGGTCATGCTTGTCTTGTAATGACTCCCAAGCATCGAGAAAGTCATTCTCATACTCAAAGTCATAAATGCAACTTTGCAAATCTTTAGCAAAATGATTTGATTTCTTAAAGGCATGATTAACATTCTTAAGCGCATTTTGAAATAAATGCCACAAGCATAAACGATGATATGATTCGGGAAAAACCTTTGAAATCGCTTTTGCCATCGCAGCATCTTGATCTGTGAAGATTGTCTTCGGCTGTTTACCACACATAGCTTTAAGAAAAGTCTTGAACAACCCGTTCTTATATCTTTGCGAGTCatttttccttcttcatctttCAATCTTTTAAAGCCTTctttaaaacaaacaaatttttgaGATATCACAATCTCCTTATCTAATTTACTTTTGTTCTCCAGTCTTTTCTAATACTAAAACCAACAAAGCCAACATACATATTATAAAACCTATAAGCATCATCTTCTGTATCAAATTCCAAGCCAAGATCCATGGTACTATATCTTCTAAGGTTACTTTCATTCTCAATATTGTCTTTTATTGGGCAACAGGATGAATAGTACCCTGTTGTCCTCCttattttttctccaaaaaaattcatatttttcctcaaaatagttacttttatatattttcatcttttgttacagatttaaaaaaaaataagaatgtaaaaaactaaaaataatagaAGAATGACTTTATATGAAGAACTATATTTAATAGTTTTTCTAAACAACTATATTTTATAActgattttttatattcaagaaatgtaattttcatatctatctacaaattttttttttagattattgaatatcaaaactatttttttctACTTAGTAacaaaaatgtaaatattttagaTATAGGGAATATCTTATATGTTACAAAGAGGCAGAACATGACAAATTCAGTAAATTATTGTGTTTGACTTTACGGTACCCTTTGTTCTATCATAGTCATTGTATTTAACCATTTCACATAAATTAagtgtgttttattttattttttaaaaatagagtatgataaatgaagaaaaaaaaatgatgacaATACCAAATTATCCATCGGAAACCTAGAAATAAATTGAGATTGAATTtatatttagaaaattaaaGTGCAATTAATATTGCATTGGAAACCTAAACAtgacaaatatttttggttgtAAATAATATTACcttcgtccctaattataataCGGGTGCTTCTATGGTGAGGCCAGTAAAATGACCTCTTTAGTGAGGTCAATTGAATTGCCCAATAGAATTTTAAGTGATGCCACATCAGCTCTACATTGTAATGAAGGTCTATGGTAAGTCTTTCTAATGAAAGTTTTACTTATTGCATATCACCCCTTCTTttagttaaaattattttaataattaaaacttattttatttagatttaaatcatataactaatatctaatttttaatttgtctttttaaaGTACAAATTTTCTCATTATTTGTGTTCTTCATTCTTCATGTATTCATCATTCACCATCCAGATCCTCCATTTTCATTGAACAACAaccttaaaattaaatattctgGAAATTACTACCACTATTCTAGATCTGAGATTTTTCTCCAAACGAGAGTTTGATGCTGAAACGCGATTTAAACTCATTCCTTTGATGTGTGGATATTTGCAAAAGCAAATCTCAGATCTGTAGCCCCAAACGCGAGTGAACTCAAAACTATTTGGTTTTAAGTTTGACAATCCCAGAAATGTTTTTCTTCTCCAGttgtgaaaagtaaaaaatatctATGTTTAAATTTGTCATCTATgtgtaaacaaaaaaagattTGTCATACAAAATCGATTAtagattcaaaatttaattgaagTTTTAATTTGGAGGTTCTGCGTTTACTGCAATCGAGACTGGTACCACGGGTCTGAAACCGGGTCGGAATGACCCGgctgaaggttgaagatgatgctTTGTTTAATATATTAACGCGCTctatctttataaatatttcatGATGCGAAGATAACAACAACAAGTTCTGTTGTAATAGCGGTTGGTGCGTGTTACCGTTGCAAAGCAGTCGTGGATTCGATTCATATTGGTAGCGTTttgtgaattataatttttttaaaaagcgaaaaataaaaaatgaaaactatggCACAAGCATGATTCGAACAAAGAACCCAAATTTATTAATAACCAACACTTACCAACTTGGCTGTAAACATTTCTTGTTAAATTATGCACTTGATACATACATATTCTATTTAATTCGGTTGTAATAATCCCTACGGggattaaaattaattgaatatattattagacttttattaaatattatagaaataaagtacaaatttactatttaaaatataaaatgaattaatattataatatgacTTAACTGAAGTTAATgaattaaactttaaaaatatattttggactattaaattatattttgaccGATACTTATAATCCGACTGAAGTTAATGAATAAAAACATTTAACAATAaggtaaaatttaataaaattacatttttattttttgaacaacaTAAGATTACAtatatggtggtggtggtggtggtggtggtggtgacctttttattggtgattagaaatacatacgtaaaaaaaaaagtaaggatttttttatttttttgtttaaatattagcattcccaaaaaaatataatttcttttattaaaatttattgattcttttaaaattttccaaatatacaaaagtttcctaatatataaagtattatgaaatcttgatcgtaaaaagtcttttgaaaaaaatctctcaaaatccattcaaatcatgtgttaaaaatcttgattttaaaaaagtctttagaatctcacaaaatcaatatagtccaacaaaatatcataaaatcatcaagattttttttgccaaaattgtctcataaaatctcaatccaatacaccttAGTGTCATTTTCGATTTTAATTCTCcagatttcattttttaaataaataaatttaaattaattaattaatgaatgctCATATTCCAAATATTAATGTCCACTAAATGTGTGGGTTCCAACTTACTATATGTGATAGAGAGAAAGTAGAATAGGTTGTTGTGCATTAATAGTTCCAATGCCTGCAATAATTATTTGTAGGTGCATGCcatcaaaaaaataatactttttttttactaatcaagaaaataatactagtaataCACTAATACGTACAATTAttacttttgttttattaatttattttggttaaggttttattttttatactagtatttaagtttttttttatataaagttaatatataatatatagttttttttacaatatgtATACATATAAAGTTAGTATACTACtattacggtaaaaaaaagaaaagtttttaTGTACTATCCCTATTTGTgtatataatgcaatatatatatatatatatatatatatatatatatatatatatatatatatatatatatatatatatatatatatatatatatatatatataatatatatataacattctCATATAAACCTAATTTTAACGAAAGAGTCATGAAGTTTGTCTAAACCTGTCAATTTTTATGGGAGATTTCGAATATTATCAATCTGActgttcaatatcacctaattggactaacaaacaaatgagaaaaagaattacGATCATCGAACTCAAAATGTATAGacagatcgtaataacagtctcaaaCCTAATTGTAACGAAAGGGCGTGAAGTTTGTCTAAGCCTACCGATTTTTATGAAAGATTTCGAAtattatcaatccgaccgttcaatatcacctaattggactaacaaacaaatgagggGGAAAAAATTGATCATCGGATTCCAAATGTATAGATTGgtcgtaataacagtctcaccAGATacctagttttaatgaaagggccatgaagtttgactaaaactaccgattcCGACtgaagattttaaattttatcaatccgaccattcaatatcacctaattggactaacaaacaaatgagaaagaaaattttTTATCATCGGACTCCAAATGTATAGAGGATCGTAATTATAGTCTTATCGAAaacctagttttaatgaaaggatCATGAAGTTTGTCTAAAACTTGGGTCAATAGTGTTCAAGTTGATTTAGAGTTAAAACTTAgtcaaataattatttatttttaaattttatattatttatataatttttaagtcataAACTTCAACCGAAGTATAACTCGTATTAAAAAACTAGGGTTAATAATACTTTTGAACCGAAGTATAATCCATTATCAAATACTATGATTAATAGTGATTCAGTTGAACCAGAGTATAATCTTAAGTCaaattatatcttatttttaaattttagtttatttatatagtttttaaaacattaactTCAACGGATTATAACCATTAGTCAATTACCACATTTAATAgtgttttaaaataattttatttaattaaagatgaTACGGGTACTGCctaatcaaatataaattatattaacatttgattcaaaataattaaattgcatAAACATTATATAATTCATTTTAATCCATATAATTACATgtttaaaatgacaaatattatcttttttaaaaaaatgacaaatttaGTGTATTGGTCCTAAACGTTCAGAAATAGAGATATATTGATAAGGTGGACtaaaatacacaaaaatgaACACAGCCAAGTGGTTAGCTAATGAGAGTAAAGTCAGTAGGTCATGGGTTCGAGACCCTCTtcattcagttttttttttctgcctTGAATTtcaaggaaaattttaaaaaaaattcacaaaatgtTGTGAACAGGTATCGAACTCGCGCGCGTCCAGTATAGAGATAAAACCTGCAACCACTCGGACACATGAATGAATTGTTAATTTGCATTGcgtcatataatatatatatataaaatcagcgttgataaaaaatatataaattaacatcatcttcaaccttcagcCGGGTCAATTCAACCCGGTTTCAGATCCGCGATCCAAGCTTAATACCCGTCAGTATCATGTTCATTTTAACGGcgaaaataacaattaattatccAGAAACATCACAAAAACCATTTACAATACATTCatgcttttaattttgattcaaattgtctaaaataagaaacctaaaattaaaattttcaaaaacttaACCATTTAGTAAGGCAGTTATGCGAACATCAACAAATTTGTTGATGAAGTGGTGTGTTCGTTCTTATTTTCCAACGTTAAATTCAGATCTATTCATTCTACCGATTGATAATTAACTCagatctattattttttttatttttttttacgttttttttttctttcatgaaGATAACTCAAGTCAAGAAAAACTCCAACTACTACCTTCAACCATCTACACCATGAACTTCTTTTAATAAATCAGATCCGATCAATCAGGATGAGGAtgaagatttttgttttttgtttgatttatttgtgAACATTaaattggaagaagaagagattatttttattttttaataggaaGGTAAGAAACAATTTCTTTGAACAGaaaatgatgttgttgttgtgatattgtttcaattgattttaacaataacaattaaaattaataaaagaatataaagATTGAGATAATTATCTAACTTTTAATATGATAAGGACTTATTTGCAATATTAATAGATATGAAGGTATATAATAAGTGGTATGTACCATATAATCCTATGTGGCATTTGAATAAGTCAACTTACTTTTCTATTGGCCACAGTGCCTATCTCACCAAAGAGGCCAATTTTGTGGCCTCACGCTAGAATTTTCCTTATAATACTCTATTTGATCACCGCACGTACGTCAatgtacaattttgatcactaatatccttaattttctattagtaaaaattataaaaacttagtattttgaaaatactcatcaaaacaaattgaacaagatcttatatactaatatttacacacacacatatatatatatatatatatatatatatattattaaaaaaaaaatacggtcaaaacaaggtaaataaatagtacaattttgttatcttataattagggacggataTAGTATAACAATTAATATGAGACAGATggagtaaaattattttgttgatcaAACAAATTGACAGAGAGGGAttaaaca
Coding sequences within it:
- the LOC123896285 gene encoding uncharacterized protein LOC123896285 gives rise to the protein FYIMHLENRPLKFSNITHHASVTQCLGSIGGNVWYLGVAKSSIVDSNGIKDETVVQSRSGHFYAPPAIEDVQVFKIAGSKYLKLNRGTWHAGPLFKSDTMDFYNLELSNTNEVDHTTHNFDKENGVVFSINE